The sequence CTCGCGCGACAGCTTGCCGACGATCCCGGCCACCTTGGGATCGGTCGCCACGGCCTCGGTGACCTCGTCGACCTTGGCCTCGTCGGCTTCGTAGACCATGTGGCAGATCTTGGCGCACTCGCTGTAGCGGTCGGTGTGCTTCCACTTCACCGAGTGGCCGTCGTCGGTCGACACCAGGCGGTTGTAGGTGCCCTCGCCGGTGGTGTCCTCTTCGACCGAGTGCAGCGAGGTGAGCACGAACGGCGGGATGCCGTGGGCCCAGATGCCGCGACGCGCCCGCTGGGCCTCGCGCTGGGCCTCGATCAGCTCCGGCTTGCCGGGGCTGTCGTCGACGCTCATCACGTGCGCGAGCCCGAGCCGCACCATCGACTCGGCGAGGTCCGGACACCACGTCAACATGCGACCGTAGGTGTCGGTCTTGCCGTCGCTCTCGCAGTGCCAGACGCCGCGGCGACCGTGGTACATCGCCATCTTGGCGAGCACGTACATCTCCTTCTCGGTCCAGCTGCCCCACGCGTGCACCGGGCCGTGGGACTCGAGCGTGTTGAAGCCGGCCAGCCGCGCCTGCGCGCCGCTGTAGGTCCCAGCGAGCACGCGGAAGCTGTCGCCATCGTTGAACGACACCGGCACCGCCTCGCCGTTCAAGATCACGCGCGTGCGTACCTGCGCGGCCTCGGCCGGGGCGGCCCAGAGCCACAGGGGAATCCCCACGAAGACGGCGATCACCAGCGCGAACGAACCCGAGACGAACGACGACCTGGTCTGCGACGGCATGGTGGCTCCTTCGAACAACGTCCCGCCGAGCTGGCGGGCGGGCCTTCTTAGCCCCCAACGACCGGCGGTGACAACCCCTCGCGCCAAAGCCCTCGCGCGTCACCCGAGGGCCGTCGGGGCGCTGCAATCGCCGGGCAGCGGCGAGCGCGTCGCGTTCGGGCGGCGGTCACGGATCGGCGACGACCCCACGTCGCCTCGGGGATCGCGTGGCACCGTCGACGCCCGTACGTCACTTGACGTACGGTCGCCGGGTGCAACGACGCGGTCGAGTCGGTGGTGTGGTGCTGGGGCTCTCGTTGATCGGCGCGTGCTTCGACCCGACGCAGGCGGGCAACGGCGACGGCGGCGCGACCGACGGGACCTCCGGCGACAGCGGCAACACCAGCGGCAACACCAGCGGCAACACCAGCGGCAACACCAGCGGCAACACCACTGCCACCTCGGCCACCGACGGCACTGCCACCGACAGCACCACCGCGTCGACGACCATGAGCTCGACCACCGCCGTCGACACCACGCAGGGCACCGACTCGACCAGCGAGAGCGACACCGATCCCACGCAGGGCAGCTGCGGCGGCGGTGAGGTCTGCGTGCCGACGATCCCCGACGATTGGAACGGCCCGCTCGTCCTCGGCGACGGCAGCTGCCCCGCCGAGTTCCCGACCGTCGGCATCGACGTCCACGAGGGCCTGGTGCCCGGGGTCCCGCAGTGCAGCTGCTCGTGCAACATCGGCAGCGTCAGCTGTCACCTCTTCCTCGAGAACTCGGGGCAGTCGTTCACGCCGGCCGGCAGCTGCGACGACCCGCCGGTCGACGACGAGTGCATGTCGGCGGTCGTCGACGCCACGTGCTCGCAGTCGTTCGTCGACGTGCCGGCGACACCCAGCTGGCAGACCGACGCGGTGTTGTGCGGCGACCCGGCCGCGGGCGCAGCGTGCGATGGCGGCACCTGCCTGCCCGATGTCGCCACGGTGTGCATCTCCCACGACGGCGACCTCGCGTGCCCGGTCGGCTTCGACGACCGCACGCTCCATCACCGCGGGTTCGACGACACCCGCGAGTGCAGCGCATGCACGTGCTCACCGTCCGGCCAGAGCTGCGAGATCGACGTCGAGATCTGCAGCGTCGGCTTCTTCGACGCGACCCTCACCAGCGGCGGCGAGTGCCTCCAGCTCAACTCCTCGGACGGCGACAGCGTCACGTTCTTCTCGGCGGCGATCACCTCGCAGGGCTCGTGCAACGCCAACGTCGGTGGGGGAGAACTCCTGGGTGACGTCGTCGAGAGCGAGCCCGTCACGGTCTGTTGTCGCCCCTGACGAGCCTCACGAGACTGCCAAGGCTGGCGCGCGAGATCGAGAGCGCGCCCGCTGACGTGCGCAGAGTCCCGGCGCCAGATCACTCGTGCCGCGTTCGGTGTGCGTCGAGCTGTGTCACGAGGGCATGCGCCCCGTCGACGCACCGTCACCGTTCGGATCCGACACTGCTACTGTGCGGCCCACCATGCAGAAGCACCTTGGAACTCCTCGGCGGCGCCGCGTTGGCGCTCGCCGCCTGCAACGGCGGTGGCGATTCGCTCGTCACCGACACCGATGCCAGCACTGGCAACGACAGCTCCTCGACCGCCGCCGACCCATCCGCCTCGGACACGCTGACCACCAGCGCGACCGCGACCGCGACCGAGGGTGACACGGACACCGACGCGACCTCGACCACCAACGACACGCTCGCCGACACCACCGACGGTGGCAGCTGCGGCGACGGGGTCGTCGACGGCTCCGAGGCCTGCGACGGCAGCGACCTCGCCGGCTCCGACTGCGCGGCGCAGGGCTACGACGGCGGCACACTCGCGTGCAACGCCGACTGCACCTTCGACCTGTCGGCGTGCACGATGGCGAACTGCGGCGACGGCACCATCAACGGCAAGGAGGTCTGCGACGGTACCGAGCTCGGCGCGGCGACCTGCATGACCGAGGGCTTCGACGGCGGCACACTAGCGTGCGCGGCGGATTGCGCCTCGCTGGACACCACCGGCTGCGCGCAGTGTGGCAACGGCATCATCGACGCCGGCGAGGACTGCGACGTCTCGCTCGGCGGTCAGAGCTGCGTCGGCCAGGGCTACGACAGCGGCGCACTGCACTGCAACGCCGACTGCACCTTCGACTTCAGCGACTGCGGCGACTGTGGCAACGGCGTCATCGATGGCACCGAGTTCTGCGACGGTGACAACGTCGCGGGCGAGCTCTGCACCGACAACGGCTACGACAGCGGCGTCGTGTCGTGCGCGGCCAACTGCACCGGCTTCGACTTCTCGACCTGCGGCAACTGCGGCAACGACATCGTCGATGGCGACGAGTTCTGCGACGGCTTCTCGGTCGGCGGCCAGACCTGCCAGGGCCTCGGCTTCAACAGCGGCACGCTGGCGTGTTTGCCCGCGTGCGGTGGCTTCGACACCGCCTCGTGTGGCACCTGCGGCAACGGGGTCATCGACGGCTCGGAGGCCTGCGACGGTGATCTGCTGGGCGGCGCGACCTGTGCGTCGCTGGGCCTCGAGGGCGGCGAGCTCGCGTGCAGCGGCAGCTGCACCTACGACTTCGGCGGCTGCGACATCCCCGGCCTGCTGTTCGGCAGCGACGCCTTCTACAACGGCTACTCGTTCACCCCGCCGGTGCTGCCGTGCGACGACATCAGCGTGACCGGCACCAACGCCTCACTCACCGACGACTCGGAAGCGGTCGCCAACATCGGCTTCAGCTTCCCGCTGTACGGCACGCTGTTCGACCAGGTCACGATCCAGTCCAACGGCGCGATCCACTTCGGCGGCGACGGCACGTACATGTCGTTCAGCAACGTCTGCATGCCCTCGGCGACCAACCCCTCGGACGACGACCTCTTCGTGTTCTGGGACGACCTCAACCCCAACGCCGCCGGTGCGGTTCGCTACCAGACGCTGGGCTTGCCCGGCAGCCAGCGCTTCATCGTGCAGTGGGACGTGCCGCACTACAGCGGTGACACCACCGACCTGCTGCGCTTCCAGGCCATGATGGACGAGGCGACCGGCAACATCACGGTCTGCTACCCCGACGTCCAGAGCGCGGCGAACGCAGGTGACTTCGGTGCAGAGGCCACCGTGGGCCTGCAGCAGGACAGCGTGTCGGGCGGCGTGCAGTTCAGCTGCAACACGCCGGATCTGAGCGACGGGCTCGAGATCCTCTACATCCCGAACTAGCCGCCCGAGCCGAGCGCTCACGCGACGAAGGGGTGCCCGCCATGATCGGCGGCGCACCCCTTCGCGCGTCTGCAGGCTCGCGATCGTCGGTGGCTCGAGACCGCCGCGGCCGTCAGCCGCCGCGACCGTGGGGCGCGTCGAGGTCGAGCGCGGGGCCGACCGGAACCACGCGGGTGGGATTGATGTGCCCGTGGCTGCGATAGTAGTGCTGCTTGATGTGATCGAGCCGCACCGTCGCCGCCACGCCGGGGGTCTGGTAGACGTCGCGAACGAAGCCCCACAGGTTGGGGTAGTCGACGATCCGCCGCACGTTGCACTTGAAGTGGCCGTGGTACACGGCATCGAAGCGCACCAGGGTCGTGAACAGGCAGATGTCCGCCTCGGTGAGCTGGTCACCGCAGGTGAACCGCTGGTGCTCGAGCTCGCGCTCCCACGCGTCCAGGGCCGCGAACAACGGCACCACCGCAGCCTCGTAGGACTCCTGATTGCGCGCGAAGCCGGCCCGATACACGCCGTTGTTGATCGCGTCGTAGTTGCGATCGATGACGGCATCGATGCGCTCGCGCAGCGCGGGTGGGGAGAGCTCGACGCTGGCGCGACCGATGGGGGCGAACACCGTCGTCAGCATGCGCAGGATGTCGCGCGACTCGTTGCAGACGATGCTGTTGCGCTCGCGATCCCAGAGGATCGGCACCGTGACGCGGCCGGTGTAGTCCGGCTGCGCCGCGACGTAGACCTGCCACAGGAACTCCGCGCCGTGGATCGGATCGACGATGACCCCGTCGGCGGGTGCGAATGTCCAGCCATCCTCGCCCATGAAGGGGTTCACGATGGACAGCGAGATCGCCGACTCGAGCCCGCCGAGCGCACGGGCGATGAGCGTGCGATGGGCCCACGGGCACGCGTACGACGCGTAGAGATGATAGCGGCCGGCGGCCACGTCCTGCGCTCCCAACGTGCACCGGAACTTGCTCGCGGGTCGCGCGTAGGCACCCCCGCGATCGCTCGGAAAGCCATCCGCCCGCACCCAGCGCCCCTCTTCGACGTGTCCCATGGTGCAGGCATGATGGCCCAGCTCGAGCGCTCGCGGGGACGTGTCGTCGGCAATTTTCGACGGCGCCCGCGCGTGCACCTGCGCCCACTCGAGCGCAGGCGCGCGCGTCCGAATCATCGCTGCTCGACGCTGCGGACGCTAGATGGTCGCCACGCCGCATCGAGAGCGCGAGTGGAACGCGACTTGCGATGCCTCTGCGCGTGCGCCTTGGAACTCGGATCACTCGCATCTGCCCCGTCCTGCTCGCCTCCGCCGTGCTCGCCTGTGATCCCGCGTCGACCGACGACGACGGGCCACTCGCCGTCGCGGGCTTCTCCGACGACCACGACGATGCCGTCGAGTCGGCGCTCGTCACCGCGGCGCTACCGGGCGGGCCCTCGCGCGCCGTCGCGCTGCCCGCCGCGGGTTGGTTGGAGCTCGAGGACTCACCGATCGTGCCGTGGTGCGGCGCGACGTTGGTGGCACCCGACGTCGTCGTGACGGCGGCTTGGTGCGTCGACGGCTGGCACCCCAGCCACCTCGGCGTTGGCTTCGATGCGTTGTCCGATCGACGCTTCGCGATCGACGAGGTCGTGATCGAGGCCGACCCCGAGATCGCGGGTGAGGAGGCCCTCGCGGCGCTGCGACTGCGCGAGCCCGTGCGGGGTCTGGTGCCGGCCGATCTCCACGACGAGCACGATGGCTGCGGCCTCACCAGCGTGGCGCCACTGTACGTCGTGCGCGGCGACGCGCGCGGGCGGTGGCTGTGGTCGGGTTGCCTCGAGGGCGACGAGCTCGAGGCCACCAAGGCGCCGCCCAACTGCCACGGTGACGGCGGCGCGGGTGCGTTCGCCGAGGGTGGCGCGCTGGTGGGCGTGGCGATCGGCCCGGGCTCGCAGCGCGACGAGATCGGCTGCGCCAACGGTCACCGCATCGCGGCCGTCGCCGCACGGCCGGAATTCTTCGACGAGGCGCTGGCGCTGTCGCAGCCGCCGACGCCCTAGTCGGCGCCAGCGCCCTGCGTACTGCTACGTAGGCGCCGTGCAACGAGACCGCAGGCGCATCACCTCGGCGGGTGATCCGTGGCCACGCCGCGCGGCCACGCCGGTTACGATGGCGGTCGATGCGACGACTCGTCCTCGGATGCGGTGTGCTGGTGCTCGGCTGCGCGCGTGGGCCCGGGGGCGCCGAGCACGGCGGCGGCAGCTCGACCGGCGCCGACAGCAGCGGCGGCCCGCCCATCGGCGACACCACCACGGATGCGGGCAGTGACGGCGGCAGCACCGGGGCCAGCGGCACCGCAGGCACCGGGGTCGACGGCGACAGCAGCGACTCGGGCAGCGACTCGGGTGGGCCGATCGATGCGGGCCTGCGCTACGACGAGGTCGCGCAGAAGTCGGCACACAACAGCTATCAGCGGCTCGAGGCGCCGATCGATCTGCTCGTGTACCACCGCGTGCGCTCGCTCGAGCTCGACATCCACGTCGGCAAGACGCTGCAGCCGACCCAAGCCGGCAGCTGGTACGTCTATCACCAGGATGTCCTCGACGACGAGACCTGGTGCACCCACCTCGACGACTGCCTCGATGCCATCACCGCGTTCACCCACGCGGTGCCCGAGCACGAGGTCACGACCTTGTGGATCGATCTGAAGGACGACTGGGACGAGACCCACGATCCGGCCGCACTCGATGCCGCACTCGAGGCGGCCTTCGGCAGCGCGCTCGTCGACGGCGCCGAGCTGCGCGAGGGCTGCAACGGCGCGAGCACGGTGCAGGCGGCGGTCGGCCCCGACGGCTGCGGCTGGCCCACGCTCGCCTCGCTGCGCGGCCGCGTGCTGGTGGTGCTGACCGGCGGTGCCGCGGTGCTGCGTGCGTACCACGACGACGATCCCGAGCATCGACGGGCCTTGGTCGCGCCCGAGCTCGACGGCCTCGGCGACGCCGAG is a genomic window of Deltaproteobacteria bacterium containing:
- a CDS encoding thermonuclease family protein, with translation MPSQTRSSFVSGSFALVIAVFVGIPLWLWAAPAEAAQVRTRVILNGEAVPVSFNDGDSFRVLAGTYSGAQARLAGFNTLESHGPVHAWGSWTEKEMYVLAKMAMYHGRRGVWHCESDGKTDTYGRMLTWCPDLAESMVRLGLAHVMSVDDSPGKPELIEAQREAQRARRGIWAHGIPPFVLTSLHSVEEDTTGEGTYNRLVSTDDGHSVKWKHTDRYSECAKICHMVYEADEAKVDEVTEAVATDPKVAGIVGKLSREELRQAILEFAKWRHTSRAIAKDRRLEFEAYLQGKADAGAFGSSPGVPGSCMVHVPFERRYGGGRAACLR
- a CDS encoding glutathione S-transferase family protein, translated to MGHVEEGRWVRADGFPSDRGGAYARPASKFRCTLGAQDVAAGRYHLYASYACPWAHRTLIARALGGLESAISLSIVNPFMGEDGWTFAPADGVIVDPIHGAEFLWQVYVAAQPDYTGRVTVPILWDRERNSIVCNESRDILRMLTTVFAPIGRASVELSPPALRERIDAVIDRNYDAINNGVYRAGFARNQESYEAAVVPLFAALDAWERELEHQRFTCGDQLTEADICLFTTLVRFDAVYHGHFKCNVRRIVDYPNLWGFVRDVYQTPGVAATVRLDHIKQHYYRSHGHINPTRVVPVGPALDLDAPHGRGG